The Xenopus laevis strain J_2021 chromosome 7S, Xenopus_laevis_v10.1, whole genome shotgun sequence genome includes a window with the following:
- the fbxo42.S gene encoding F-box only protein 42 isoform X2, with protein sequence MAVSCGSEDDGFMAIDSEEVEGRMEQGEELPPQGETIQSEHSRVMVEMPEEVLEYILSFLSPYQEHKSAALVCKQWYRLIKGVAHQCYHGFIKAVQEGNIQWESRTYPYPGTPITQRFSHSACYYDANQSMYVFGGCTQSSCNAAFNDLWRLDLNSKEWIRPLASGSYPSPKAGATLVVFKELLVLFGGWTRPSPYPLHQPERFFDEIHTYSPSKNWWNCIVTTHGPPPMAGHSSCVIGEKMIVFGGSLGSRQMSNDVWVLDLEHWSWCKPTITGTCPHPRGGQSQIVIDSETILILGGCGGPNALFKDAWLLHMHESPWTWQQLKVENEEHGAPELWCHPACRVGQCVVVFSQAPSGRAPLSPSLNSRPSPISATPPALAPDSREFRSHSPVRAPDEAPCVNGRWGTLRPRAQRQNTGGSREGSLSPARGDGLSPVLNGGGVSPGAALDSPLQVVSPPATEVCEARGASKSSLPEQKDLCLGASDYEWERKRMDSELDSAGRTHSEQTNGLHSPPHITTTLSGAVSPGALRRGLEAVRAMATSSPSSSQSGTSPLSPPALSSPVSPSSGAESAPRPVQAQNEGHSLPPIARRLGHHPPQSLNVGKPLYQSMNCKPMQMYALDIKGAQERGRVKWKVFSSSSVVGPPETSLHTVVQGRGELIIFGGLMDKKQNVKYYPKTNALYFVRAKR encoded by the exons ATGGCCGTCTCTTGTGGAAGTGAAGACGATGGATTCATGGCCATTGACTCAGAAGAAGTAGAAGGAAGGATGGAACAGGGGGAAGAGCTGCCCCCACAAGGGGAGACAATACAGAGTGAGCACAGCCGGGTGATGGTAGAGATGCCGGAGGAGGTGCTGGAGTATATACTGTCCTTCCTCTCTCCCTACCAGGAGCATAAGAGCGCCGCCCTAGTGTGCAAGCAGTGGTACCGCCTCATAAAGG GGGTTGCCCACCAGTGTTACCATGGCTTTATCAAAGCAGTGCAAGAAGGAAACATCCAATGGGAAAGTCGCACCTACCCGTACCCAGGGACGCCAATCACTCAACGCTTCTCCCACA GTGCCTGTTATTATGACGCTAACCAATCCATGTATGTGTTTGGGGGCTGCACTCAGAGTAGCTGCAATGCTGCATTCAATGACCTGTGGAGGCTGGATCTGAACAGCAAAGAGTGGATCCGACCCTTGGCTTCTG GTTCCTATCCCTCCCCCAAGGCTGGAGCCACACTAGTTGTGTTCAAGGAGCTGCTGGTTCTGTTCGGAGGCTGGACCAGACCCAGTCCGTATCCATTACACCAACCTGAGCGATTTTTTGATGAAATACACActtattcaccttccaaaaactg GTGGAACTGTATTGTGACAACTCATGGGCCCCCACCTATGGCCGGTCACTCCTCCTGTGTCATCGGAGAGAAAATGATCGTCTTTGGGGGCTCCTTGGGTTCTCGCCAAAT GAGCAATGATGTTTGGGTGCTGGACCTGGAGCACTGGTCATGGTGTAAGCCCACTATTACTGGGACCTGCCCTCATCCTCGCGGGGGACAATCTCAG ATTGTGATTGATAGTGAGACCATCCTTATCCTGGGGGGCTGCGGAGGTCCAAATGCT CTGTTTAAGGACGCATGGCTACTACATATGCATGAGAGCCCTTGGACCTGGCAGCAGCTCAAGGTGGAGAACGAGGAGCATGGTGCCCCAGAACTGTGGTGCCACCCTGCCTGCAGG GTGGGACAGTGTGTGGTTGTGTTCAGCCAAGCTCCCAGTGGCCGTGCTCCTCTCAGCCCGAGTCTGAACTCTCGTCCTTCTCCAATCAGCGCTACTCCCCCTGCCTTGGCTCCTGATAGCAGAGAATTTCGCTCCCACTCCCCAGTCCGGGCCCCAGATGAGGCCCCCTGTGTAAATGGCCGCTGGGGGACACTGCGCCCCCGGGCTCAGAGACAGAATACAGGTGGATCCAGGGAGGGCAGTCTCTCTCCTGCCCGGGGGGATGGCCTGTCTCCTGTACTTAATGGGGGTGGTGTGTCTCCGGGTGCAGCACTGGACAGTCCCCTCCAGGTCGTTTCCCCTCCAGCCACTGAGGTGTGTGAGGCACGAGGGGCCAGTAAGAGCTCCCTCCCTGAGCAGAAAGACTTGTGCCTGGGAGCCTCGGACTACGAGTGGGAAAGGAAACGTATGGACTCTGAGCTGGACTCTGCAGGTAGGACCCATTCGGAGCAAACCAACGGCCTCCACAGccccccgcacatcactactacactCTCTGGTGCTGTTTCACCCGGAGCACTACGGAGGGGACTGGAAGCTGTCAGAGCCATGGCTACCTCCTCCCCCTCTTCATCACAAAGTGGCACTTCCCCTCTGAGCCCCCCTGCCCTCTCCTCCCCCGTCTCCCCCAGTAGCGGAGCGGAATCTGCACCCCGACCAGTTCAGGCACAGAATGAAGGACATTCCCTGCCCCCCATAGCCCGCCGTTTAGGGCATCACCCGCCTCAGTCGCTGAATGTGGGCAAGCCGCTGTATCAGAGCATGAACTGCAAGCCCATGCAAATGTACGCCTTGGACATTAAGGGGGCCCAGGAGCGGGGCCGAGTAAAGTGGAAAGTCTTTAGCAGCAGCTCTGTGGTTGGACCCCCCGAAACCAGTCTGCACACGGTGGTACAGGGGCGCGGGGAGCTGATCATTTTTGGTGGGCTCATGGACAAGAAACAGAACGTCAAATATTACCCCAAAACCAACGCCTTGTATTTTGTACGGGCCAAGAGATAA